TTATTATATCAATGATATTCTGATATTTCAATTCTTTATCTCCAGTTATAGAAACACTTTCTATTCCGCTTAAATAGCTATCAATTTCATCGAAACTTACTTCTATATTTTTTTTATCTCCAAGAGTAATGAAGTATTTATTATCTTTATCAATAATAATTTCCAGATTTTTATCCTTATTTTCTTCAGTAGCTAAAGTAGATGTTGGAAGATCAATATCAATATTGCCATATTTATTAAAAGTTGTTGAAACTATAAAAAATATTAAAAGCAGGAAGACCACATCTATAAGTGGTGTAAGATCAGGAGTGAGAAGTGCTCTCTTTTTCTTGTATCTAGCCATTTCTATCCCCTCACAATATTAATAACATTAGTTGTTATTTTATCTATTTCCTCTTCAATTTCTTCAATTCTTTTATTCAATAAATTATATACAACTAAAGCTGGAATAGCAATAGAAAGTCCTGCTGCTGTAGTTATTAAAGCCTTTGATATACTGTCTGCTACAATAGTGGGATCTCCAGCACCAAATTTTGCCAGATCTTTAAAAGCATCTATCATTCCAGTAACAGTTCCTAAAAGTCCAAGCATAGGAGCTACATGAGCTATTATTCCTAAAATATGAAGTCTTTTTTCCAGCGGACTGATTTCATCCATCTCAATTTCTTTTATTATTTGATCAAATTGATGAAAATCTTTTAGGTTAGTATCACAAATATTACATCTGCAAAGAAATTTTTTAACTGTACACCCAACAGAATTTCTTTCTTTTTCACAAATTTCAATTATTCTACACATATCTCTATTGGAAACAGCCATTATTACTTCTTTTCTAAAGTTTCTATTCATTGTTTTTTCTTTCTTAAAGAAAAAGAATAATCTTTCAATTATAACAGTAGTAGAAATAAGAGATAGTATGAAAAGTATCCACATCAGTGGACCTCCTACTTTAAAATAGTACATCATTTCAGTATGTTCCTCCTAAAAATTAAATTAAAGTTTTGCCATAAGGTTTTTAAAATATGCATATGCATTTTGCAAATCAGTTTCATCAGGATGAAGACTTGCATCTGCCCATCTTTTTATTCTTTCTGGATTAGGTCCATGTGGATGTTCAGGTCCGAATTTAGTCTGCATCATCTCTATAAGTTTAGGATCAATAGCACCTTGACATAGGAAATGTCCTAAAACTTTATTTTCATTTTCAGTAAAAAGTTTTGTTATATTTTCTGCACAGTCCAAAGCATGTTGAGAATCAGGATAAGCTCCTAATGTAAAGAAGAATGCTGTATTTTTATTTTTGATAGTTTTTATAAAGTTAAGAGCTTTTGTATCTGCTGTTCCTTTATCTATCCAAGTTCCTACAATGATTAAATCATAATCCAGATTATTTACCTCTGAAATATCCATTATTTCAGAATTCTCTATAGCTTTAGCAATAGATTCAGCAACTTTTTTAGTATTACCAGTTTTTGTAGAATAAGTAACAAGTGTTTTCATTTAAAAAGACCTCCTAAAATTTTTATCTTCATATAAGTTATATCAAAAAATATTTTTAAAGTCAAATAATTTCAAAAACTATAATTTTGTATTAGATAATTTTTTACTTGACAATAAAACAAATTAATATTAATATAAAAACATTGAAAGAAAACTAGGTTTTAAGAAAACAAATGTTTGTACAGATTAAAGTGCAGTAAACTTATCAAGGAGGAACACATGGAAAGAAATTTACTGCTGTTTGATAAAAGATTAAAATCTCATCACGACAGTAATAGTTTGATTAACAAATATATAAAAAATGAAAGGGCTGATGGAAAAAGTTTTGAACTGATGTTACAGGAGGAGCCTGACAACAGAAAAAAATCTATTTATGTACATACACCATATTGCGATAAAATATGTTCTTTCTGCAATCTTAACAGAAAGCAGATAGATGGAAGTCTGGATTCATATGCACAATATTTAGCAGATGAATTTGATAAATATGGGCAAAGTAATTATTTTAAAAAAAGTGAATTTGAAGTAATATTTTTTGGCGGAGGAACACCTACTGTGTATAAACCTCAACAGCTTGAAATAATACTTGAAAGTATAAAAAGAAATGTCACTTTAGCCAAAGACTATGAGTTTACATTTGAAACTACACTGCATAATCTTACAGAAGAAAAACTGGAAGTTATGATGAAATATGGAGTAAACAGATTAAGTGTAGGAATTCAGACATTTTCAAGCAGAGGAAGAGAATTCTATAACAGAACTTATGAGAAAGAAGAAGTTATTGAAAGACTTAAAAAACTAAAAGAGTTTTTCAGAGGGGATGTTTGTGTAGATATTATCTATAATTTTCCTGATGAAACTTTAGAAGAAGTAATTGAGGATGCGAGATTAGTAAAAGAATTGGAGTTGAGCAGTGCAAGTTTCTATTCATTGATGGTGCATGAAGGGTCTAAATTATCTAAAGATATTGAGGCAGAAAGAGTGAAATTAGAGGAGGATATGAAAAAAGATTATCTTCTATACCAGCACTTTGTAGATGAAATGTTAAGAGAAGATAAATATCATGTTCTTGAATTGACTAAAATAGCTAAGAACAATGGAGATAATTACAAATATATCAAAGTTAGAAATACTGGTGGAGACACATTTCCAATAGGAGTAGGAGCAGGAGGATCAATACATGGGATTGGAGTTTATAGAATGAGCAAAGAGATGTCATTCTTCTCTAAACAGACTGATTATCATGAAAGATTCTCAAGACTTTCTGGATTTATGCAGTTTCCAGTAATAAATAAGGCAGATGTAAAAAATATTTTATCTGAAGAAGAATATAAACATTTTGCTGAAAAAATGAGAGATTATCAAAGTAAAGGACTGCTTAATGAAAAAGAAGATTCATTTGTGCTTACACAAGATGGGATATTCTGGGGAAATAATATTTCAAGTGATATCATAATTTATGTAATGGAACAGCTTTTTAATAAATAGTTTTTAATAAAAAAAATATATATAAAACAGACTTGAAAGGAGAACAAAAATGAGCAAGAAATCAATAGGTTTAATCTGGGCGGCTCTAGCAGTTGCAGCATATGGACAACAGGAGGTAGACTTAGGAAAGAGTGTTGTTTACTCAACAACTGGATTTGAAACAGAAATGAGAAAAACAGCAAGTAACCCAAGTATAGTTACAGCTAAAGAAATTGAAGAGAAAAATTACAAAACAGTAGATGAAATATTAGCTGATATTCCAAGT
This genomic window from Fusobacterium sp. contains:
- a CDS encoding flavodoxin family protein, whose translation is MKTLVTYSTKTGNTKKVAESIAKAIENSEIMDISEVNNLDYDLIIVGTWIDKGTADTKALNFIKTIKNKNTAFFFTLGAYPDSQHALDCAENITKLFTENENKVLGHFLCQGAIDPKLIEMMQTKFGPEHPHGPNPERIKRWADASLHPDETDLQNAYAYFKNLMAKL
- a CDS encoding MotA/TolQ/ExbB proton channel family protein, with protein sequence MMYYFKVGGPLMWILFILSLISTTVIIERLFFFFKKEKTMNRNFRKEVIMAVSNRDMCRIIEICEKERNSVGCTVKKFLCRCNICDTNLKDFHQFDQIIKEIEMDEISPLEKRLHILGIIAHVAPMLGLLGTVTGMIDAFKDLAKFGAGDPTIVADSISKALITTAAGLSIAIPALVVYNLLNKRIEEIEEEIDKITTNVINIVRG
- a CDS encoding coproporphyrinogen-III oxidase family protein; amino-acid sequence: MERNLLLFDKRLKSHHDSNSLINKYIKNERADGKSFELMLQEEPDNRKKSIYVHTPYCDKICSFCNLNRKQIDGSLDSYAQYLADEFDKYGQSNYFKKSEFEVIFFGGGTPTVYKPQQLEIILESIKRNVTLAKDYEFTFETTLHNLTEEKLEVMMKYGVNRLSVGIQTFSSRGREFYNRTYEKEEVIERLKKLKEFFRGDVCVDIIYNFPDETLEEVIEDARLVKELELSSASFYSLMVHEGSKLSKDIEAERVKLEEDMKKDYLLYQHFVDEMLREDKYHVLELTKIAKNNGDNYKYIKVRNTGGDTFPIGVGAGGSIHGIGVYRMSKEMSFFSKQTDYHERFSRLSGFMQFPVINKADVKNILSEEEYKHFAEKMRDYQSKGLLNEKEDSFVLTQDGIFWGNNISSDIIIYVMEQLFNK
- a CDS encoding biopolymer transporter ExbD, with amino-acid sequence MARYKKKRALLTPDLTPLIDVVFLLLIFFIVSTTFNKYGNIDIDLPTSTLATEENKDKNLEIIIDKDNKYFITLGDKKNIEVSFDEIDSYLSGIESVSITGDKELKYQNIIDIITKVKQHGIENLGINFYE